Proteins co-encoded in one Rattus rattus isolate New Zealand chromosome 5, Rrattus_CSIRO_v1, whole genome shotgun sequence genomic window:
- the Pfdn4 gene encoding prefoldin subunit 4 yields the protein MVQSKMAATMKKAAAEDVNVTFEDQQKINKFARNTSRITELKEEIEVKKKHLQNLEDACDDVMLADDDCLMIPYQIGDVFISHSQEETQEMLEDAKKTLQEEINALESRVASIQRVLADLKVQLYAKFGSNINLEADDS from the exons GCTGCAGAAGATGTCAATGTTACTTTCGAAgatcaacaaaaaataaacaagtttgcTCGGAATACGAGTCGGATCACAGAGCTAAAGGAGGAAATAGAAGTGAAGAAG AAACACCTCCAGAATTTAGAGGATGCCTGTGACGACGTCATGTTGGCAGACGACGACTGCTTGATGATTCCATACCAGATCGGAGACGTTTTCATTAGCCACTCTCAAGAAGAAACCCAGGAGATGTTAGAGGATGCAAAG AAAACTTTGCAAGAAGAGATCAATGCCTTAGAGTCCAGAGTGGCGTCCATCCAGCGGGTGCTGGCCGACCTGAAAGTGCAGTTGTACGCGAAGTTCGGCAGCAACATAAACCTGGAGGCCGACGACAGCTAA